The Halobellus sp. MBLA0158 genome has a window encoding:
- a CDS encoding CDC48 family AAA ATPase: MNEVQLEVAKAYPNDSGRGIARLDPDTLLHLKLSPGDIIEIEGAETTAAKVWRADRQDWNTDTVRIDGFTRQNADVSIGERVTIRKAEETKAEKLVLAPPEEASVQFGSDAAGMVKRQILKRPVVERDIVPVMSSTNHPFMRSPGQAIPLIAVETEPDGVCLVTEDTEVELREEPISGFEKTGGGITYEDIGGLQSEIQRVREMVELPMKHPQIFKKLGIEPPQGVLLHGPPGTGKTLLAKAVANETSASFFSIAGPEIISKYYGESEQQLREIFEDATEESPSIIFIDELDSIAPKREDVTGEVERRVVAQLLTMMDGLETRGQVIVIAATNRVDSVDPALRRPGRFDREIEIGVPDETGRKEILQIHTRGMPLSDDVSLDHLADETHGFVGADIESLTKEAAMKALRRYLPEIDLDEEDIPPSLIDRMIVKREDFQGALADVEPSAMREVLVELPKVSWDDVGGLEDPKQTVKESVEWPLTSEDRFERMGIDPPKGVLLYGPPGTGKTLIAKAVANETNANFISVRGPQLLSKWVGESEKAIRQTFRKARQVSPTIIFFDELDSLAPSRGGDTGNNVSERVVNQLLTELDGLEENGNVMVIGATNRPDMIDPALIRSGRFDRLVLIGQPDEEGREQILKIHTRDSPLAPDVSLREIAEITDGYVGSDLETIGREAAIEALREDGDAEEIEMRHFRKAMESVRPTITDDLMEYYEEMQEQFKGGSSERLGERRDGRIGFQ, translated from the coding sequence ATGAACGAAGTTCAACTCGAAGTGGCGAAGGCGTACCCGAACGACTCGGGGCGCGGTATCGCCCGTCTGGACCCGGACACGTTGCTGCATCTGAAGCTCTCGCCGGGAGATATCATCGAAATCGAGGGCGCCGAGACGACGGCGGCGAAGGTGTGGCGCGCGGACCGGCAGGACTGGAACACCGACACGGTCCGCATCGACGGCTTCACGCGACAGAACGCCGACGTCAGCATCGGCGAGCGGGTGACGATCCGGAAGGCCGAAGAGACCAAAGCCGAGAAGCTCGTGCTCGCGCCGCCCGAGGAGGCGAGCGTCCAGTTCGGCTCCGACGCGGCCGGGATGGTGAAACGCCAGATCCTCAAGCGGCCGGTCGTCGAGCGCGACATCGTGCCCGTGATGTCCTCGACGAACCATCCGTTTATGCGCTCGCCCGGCCAGGCGATCCCGCTCATCGCCGTCGAGACCGAGCCCGACGGCGTCTGTCTGGTGACAGAAGACACCGAGGTCGAACTCCGCGAGGAGCCCATCTCGGGCTTCGAGAAGACCGGCGGCGGGATCACCTACGAGGACATCGGCGGCCTCCAGAGCGAGATCCAGCGCGTGCGGGAGATGGTCGAGCTCCCGATGAAGCACCCGCAGATCTTCAAGAAGCTCGGGATCGAGCCGCCGCAGGGCGTGCTGCTGCACGGCCCGCCGGGGACGGGCAAGACCCTCCTGGCGAAGGCCGTCGCCAACGAGACCTCCGCGAGCTTCTTCTCCATCGCGGGCCCCGAGATCATCTCGAAGTACTACGGCGAGTCCGAACAGCAGTTGCGCGAGATCTTCGAGGACGCCACCGAGGAGTCGCCCTCTATCATCTTCATCGACGAGCTCGACTCGATCGCGCCCAAGCGCGAGGACGTCACCGGCGAGGTCGAGCGCCGCGTCGTCGCCCAGCTGCTGACGATGATGGACGGCCTCGAAACGCGGGGCCAGGTCATCGTCATCGCGGCGACGAACCGCGTCGACAGCGTCGACCCCGCGCTCCGTCGCCCCGGCCGCTTCGACCGCGAGATCGAGATCGGCGTGCCAGACGAGACCGGACGGAAGGAGATCCTCCAGATCCACACCCGCGGGATGCCGCTGTCTGACGACGTCTCCCTCGACCACCTCGCGGACGAGACCCACGGCTTCGTCGGCGCCGACATCGAGTCGCTGACGAAGGAGGCCGCGATGAAGGCCCTCCGCAGATACCTCCCCGAGATCGACCTCGACGAGGAGGACATCCCGCCGAGCCTCATTGACCGGATGATCGTCAAGCGCGAGGACTTCCAGGGCGCCCTCGCGGACGTGGAGCCGTCGGCGATGCGGGAGGTGCTCGTCGAACTGCCGAAGGTGTCCTGGGACGACGTCGGCGGGCTCGAAGATCCCAAGCAGACGGTGAAAGAGAGCGTCGAGTGGCCCCTCACCTCCGAGGACAGATTCGAGCGGATGGGGATCGATCCCCCGAAGGGCGTGCTGCTGTACGGGCCGCCGGGGACGGGCAAGACCCTGATCGCGAAGGCCGTCGCCAACGAGACGAACGCGAACTTCATCTCGGTCAGAGGCCCGCAGCTCCTCTCGAAGTGGGTCGGCGAGTCCGAAAAGGCCATCCGGCAGACGTTCCGGAAGGCCCGCCAGGTCAGCCCGACGATCATCTTCTTCGACGAGCTCGACAGCCTCGCGCCCAGCCGCGGCGGCGACACCGGCAACAACGTCTCCGAGCGGGTCGTCAATCAGCTCCTGACCGAGCTCGACGGCTTGGAGGAGAACGGCAACGTGATGGTCATCGGCGCGACCAACCGCCCGGATATGATCGACCCGGCGCTGATCCGGTCCGGGCGGTTCGACCGCCTCGTGCTGATCGGCCAGCCCGACGAGGAGGGCCGCGAGCAGATCCTCAAGATCCACACCCGCGACTCGCCGCTCGCGCCCGACGTGAGCCTGCGCGAGATCGCCGAGATCACCGACGGCTACGTCGGCTCCGACCTGGAGACGATCGGCCGCGAGGCCGCCATCGAGGCGCTCAGGGAGGACGGCGACGCCGAGGAGATCGAGATGCGGCACTTCCGCAAGGCGATGGAGTCCGTCCGGCCGACGATCACCGACGACCTGATGGAGTACTACGAGGAGATGCAAGAGCAGTTCAAGGGCGGCAGCAGCGAGCGGCTCGGCGAGCGGCGCGACGGCCGCATCGGCTTCCAGTGA
- a CDS encoding universal stress protein — translation MPRHVLVPLDGSPQALYAVRFVADEWPDARVTLLHVIDPVQAGYRAGVLPTGSEDWYQEAKADAEEILAEGRDLLAGERESDGAAAVETVTEVGRPAATIVEQARDRDADHVAVGSHGRRGVSRLLLGSVAEHVARRSPVPVTIVR, via the coding sequence ATGCCGAGGCACGTACTCGTCCCGCTCGACGGCTCGCCCCAGGCGCTCTATGCCGTCCGGTTCGTCGCCGACGAGTGGCCGGACGCCCGCGTGACGCTCCTCCACGTGATCGACCCCGTACAGGCGGGCTACCGCGCCGGCGTCCTGCCGACCGGCTCGGAGGACTGGTACCAGGAGGCGAAGGCCGATGCCGAGGAGATCCTCGCGGAGGGACGGGACCTGTTGGCCGGCGAGCGCGAGTCCGACGGCGCCGCCGCCGTCGAGACCGTCACCGAGGTCGGACGCCCGGCGGCGACGATCGTCGAACAGGCCCGCGACCGGGACGCAGACCACGTCGCTGTCGGCAGTCACGGCCGGCGCGGCGTCTCGCGGCTCCTGCTCGGCAGCGTCGCCGAACACGTCGCGCGGCGGTCGCCCGTACCGGTGACGATCGTCAGATAA
- a CDS encoding ATP-binding protein: MDLGDFEPGADDRPTDDEGDAGGEPSRDDEANRGSDAAADGDRVEAGDGGTPRDDDSPDEVAFEPYDASPAGRDRGLGAISVSQGLRVAEDGDETSLRAYVTTDNRDAVRLGKYLLVPYPDDELLFAKITALEYAQEFQTDDATEIHARRAMRRDQFEERDYKFVASLDPLAVLFEDGGRDDERTLKRRMVDRVPKPGAVVTEATDPDQIKTGLKIPSAGIFLGHLSVGGEKVRTAAEPPTIDYRLRDDYSDGDPLVFRHTLVAGGTGSGKTHATKNVLRQLLDEERTYEMDDGRSARLAVVQFDPQDEYAQMHDDNPEMDAETKRRYEREGIVHGGYDDTVALVPKEDSVPYGGDNHRAEQLEFTIPFSMARDRPWLVAGSSLNENQYAALRQLLSRFFGEYGDGGTYAEFKTFLDDPALKEQLDESGRVHESTFDAVKRRVHGVPNGVFDQSARPITELDHQLVRPGGLTVIPTYHLSTSRAKELFVLAVSSMLIDDKLSNAPDSTRIKETPLLLGMDEAHNFLADADTVQARKVISKFTEAAKQGRKERLGLFLVTQDPQDVAESVFKQINTRLVLNLGDEDAIKSVNIPPALEDKVPYMEKGQAVVYSPDNSEPVELKGLPVCLTRHGD, from the coding sequence ATGGATCTCGGGGACTTCGAGCCGGGCGCGGACGACCGACCGACCGACGACGAGGGCGACGCCGGCGGCGAACCGAGCCGCGACGACGAGGCGAACCGCGGGAGCGACGCGGCCGCCGACGGCGATCGAGTCGAGGCCGGCGACGGAGGGACTCCACGCGACGACGACTCGCCCGACGAGGTCGCCTTCGAGCCGTACGACGCGTCGCCGGCGGGTCGGGACCGCGGGCTCGGCGCGATCTCGGTCTCTCAGGGCCTCCGCGTCGCCGAGGACGGCGACGAGACCTCCCTGCGCGCGTACGTCACCACCGACAACCGCGACGCCGTCCGGCTCGGGAAGTACCTGCTCGTCCCCTACCCGGACGACGAACTGCTGTTCGCGAAGATCACCGCCCTGGAGTACGCCCAGGAGTTCCAGACCGACGACGCCACCGAGATCCACGCCCGGCGCGCGATGCGCCGCGACCAGTTTGAGGAACGCGACTACAAGTTCGTCGCGTCGCTCGACCCCCTGGCGGTCCTCTTCGAGGACGGGGGACGCGACGACGAGCGGACGCTGAAGCGCCGGATGGTCGACCGCGTGCCCAAGCCCGGCGCCGTCGTCACCGAGGCCACCGACCCCGACCAGATCAAGACCGGCCTGAAGATCCCCTCGGCGGGCATCTTCCTCGGGCACCTCTCTGTCGGCGGCGAGAAGGTCCGGACCGCGGCCGAGCCGCCGACGATCGACTACCGGCTCCGCGACGACTACAGCGACGGCGACCCGCTCGTCTTCCGGCACACCCTCGTCGCCGGCGGCACCGGGTCGGGCAAGACCCACGCGACGAAGAACGTCCTCCGGCAGCTCCTCGACGAGGAGCGGACCTACGAGATGGACGACGGCCGCTCGGCCCGCCTCGCGGTCGTGCAGTTCGACCCGCAGGACGAGTACGCCCAGATGCACGACGACAACCCCGAGATGGACGCAGAGACGAAACGGCGCTACGAGCGCGAGGGGATCGTCCACGGCGGCTACGACGACACGGTCGCCTTGGTGCCGAAGGAAGACAGCGTGCCCTACGGCGGCGACAACCACCGGGCCGAGCAACTGGAGTTCACGATCCCCTTTTCGATGGCGCGCGACCGGCCCTGGCTCGTCGCCGGCAGCAGCTTGAACGAGAATCAGTACGCCGCGCTCCGTCAGCTGCTGTCGCGCTTCTTCGGTGAGTACGGCGACGGCGGGACGTACGCGGAGTTCAAGACGTTCCTCGACGACCCCGCGCTCAAAGAGCAGCTCGACGAGTCGGGGCGCGTCCACGAGTCGACGTTCGACGCGGTCAAGCGCCGGGTCCACGGCGTGCCGAACGGCGTCTTCGACCAGTCCGCGCGGCCGATCACGGAGCTGGACCACCAGCTCGTCCGCCCCGGCGGGCTGACGGTGATCCCGACCTACCACCTCTCGACCAGCCGCGCGAAGGAGCTGTTCGTGCTCGCGGTGTCGAGTATGCTCATCGACGACAAGCTCTCGAACGCCCCCGACTCGACGCGGATAAAGGAGACGCCGCTCCTCCTGGGGATGGACGAGGCCCACAACTTCCTGGCCGACGCCGACACGGTCCAGGCGCGGAAGGTCATCTCGAAGTTCACCGAGGCCGCGAAGCAGGGCCGCAAGGAGCGCCTCGGGCTCTTCCTCGTCACCCAGGACCCCCAGGACGTCGCCGAGTCGGTGTTCAAGCAGATCAACACCCGGCTCGTCCTCAACCTCGGCGACGAGGACGCGATAAAGAGCGTGAACATCCCGCCCGCCCTGGAGGACAAGGTGCCGTACATGGAGAAGGGCCAGGCGGTCGTCTACTCGCCGGACAACTCCGAGCCGGTCGAACTGAAGGGCCTGCCGGTCTGTCTCACGCGCCACGGCGACTGA
- a CDS encoding DUF7113 family protein — protein sequence MLLVRGHGGGTTLTGTIFERGERAPSYKGAPDEDAPYVWVCDAFYEVESGGSETVIDGETKHVAFESPMPRGFETRERALDAAKEHVRTQFARVGVPESEVDVEVLKEEPGAEHS from the coding sequence ATGCTTCTCGTGCGCGGCCACGGCGGCGGGACGACCCTCACGGGGACGATCTTCGAGCGCGGCGAGCGCGCGCCCTCCTACAAGGGCGCGCCCGACGAGGACGCCCCCTACGTCTGGGTCTGCGACGCCTTCTACGAGGTCGAAAGCGGCGGCTCCGAGACGGTGATCGACGGGGAGACGAAACACGTCGCCTTCGAGTCGCCGATGCCGCGCGGATTCGAGACCCGCGAGCGCGCGCTCGATGCGGCCAAGGAACACGTCCGGACCCAGTTCGCCCGCGTGGGCGTCCCCGAGTCCGAGGTCGACGTCGAGGTCCTGAAAGAAGAGCCGGGCGCCGAACACTCCTGA
- a CDS encoding DNA double-strand break repair nuclease NurA has protein sequence MTLDPVHVDSIADLAAYLARQVDDSDHVDVAARIWSEFLDPLYGPDGRVVIEPVDERRLRAADAEDAALAPAPFETTHGLDSGTINPTTFKNGLVVDVAQAAMAAVPSDLDLHRHRSIVAATHVNDGTVPLDEPWRKLDEGYCRWRVMNVPRVNRYAEGIVHALALYLAESAHALEHAGSVSDLLILDGPLYPVELLNWRDRDAELRELAEELKPRSVVENYVRLVESFVEREVPLCGFVKNPASKRIVGTLRDRDDGIDVPWTDDAAFFTRLLERRREVPDASAPADAADHGREGRRTDEVTFTNWFVSRGGVDAAVAADGDAYGVERRLDPELYETCFFAIYEPQTDVLYRVETPRAFASDPEVREALTRQFVGEVAARRGPPEAVAKADELARIGAGEKSSLRRKFEDALDSDEVKRYDELRWGDFE, from the coding sequence GTGACGCTCGATCCCGTCCACGTCGACAGCATCGCGGACCTCGCCGCCTACCTCGCGCGCCAGGTGGACGACTCGGACCACGTCGACGTCGCGGCGCGGATCTGGTCGGAGTTCTTGGACCCGCTGTACGGCCCCGACGGGCGCGTCGTGATCGAGCCGGTCGACGAGCGACGCCTCCGCGCGGCCGACGCCGAGGACGCCGCGCTCGCGCCCGCGCCGTTCGAGACGACCCACGGGCTCGACTCCGGGACGATCAACCCCACGACGTTCAAGAACGGCCTAGTCGTCGACGTCGCCCAGGCGGCGATGGCGGCCGTCCCCTCGGACCTGGACCTCCACCGCCACCGGAGCATCGTGGCCGCGACGCACGTCAACGACGGGACCGTGCCACTCGACGAACCCTGGCGGAAGCTCGACGAGGGCTACTGCCGGTGGCGCGTGATGAACGTCCCGCGCGTGAACCGCTACGCCGAGGGCATCGTCCACGCGCTCGCGCTCTACCTCGCCGAGAGCGCCCACGCGCTCGAACACGCCGGGTCGGTCTCGGATCTGCTGATCCTCGACGGCCCGCTGTATCCGGTCGAACTGCTGAACTGGCGCGACCGCGACGCCGAACTCCGCGAGCTCGCCGAGGAGCTCAAGCCCCGCTCGGTCGTCGAGAACTACGTCCGGCTCGTGGAGTCGTTCGTCGAGCGCGAGGTGCCGCTCTGCGGCTTCGTGAAGAACCCCGCCTCGAAGCGGATCGTCGGCACGCTCCGCGACCGCGACGACGGGATCGACGTCCCGTGGACCGACGACGCCGCGTTCTTCACCCGGCTGTTGGAGCGCCGGCGGGAGGTGCCGGACGCGTCGGCCCCGGCGGACGCGGCCGATCACGGTCGCGAGGGCCGCCGCACCGACGAGGTGACGTTCACGAACTGGTTCGTCTCCCGGGGCGGCGTCGACGCCGCGGTCGCGGCCGACGGCGACGCCTACGGGGTCGAGCGGCGACTCGATCCCGAGCTGTACGAGACGTGCTTCTTCGCGATCTACGAGCCGCAGACCGACGTGCTCTACCGCGTCGAGACGCCGCGCGCGTTCGCGAGCGACCCGGAGGTCAGGGAGGCGCTGACCCGGCAGTTCGTCGGCGAGGTCGCGGCCCGGCGGGGGCCGCCCGAGGCGGTCGCGAAGGCGGATGAGCTCGCGCGGATTGGCGCCGGCGAGAAGTCGTCGCTCCGGCGGAAGTTCGAGGACGCGCTCGACAGCGACGAGGTCAAGCGGTACGACGAACTGCGGTGGGGCGACTTCGAGTGA
- a CDS encoding HAD family hydrolase, translated as MTVTAVGFDLDETLAVPTRDRATILGDAAEMADAPPLSREAYLDAHRRNLTRETRTPIFADLLADHDTDVDPERVATAYREEIADALVPVPEIEPFLTRLRSEYRVGLLTNGPRLAQRDKLATLGWGDMFDTALVTGELDAGKPDPAAFEALLDALGTDPGETAYVGDDVDADIAGAAEAGLVPIQVLYEGGPEPSPRAAVHLPREELVTRLPEVLDGL; from the coding sequence GTGACAGTCACCGCGGTCGGGTTCGACCTCGACGAGACGCTCGCGGTCCCCACCCGGGACCGCGCGACGATCCTCGGGGACGCCGCCGAGATGGCCGACGCGCCGCCGCTCTCCCGCGAGGCCTACCTGGACGCGCACCGCCGGAACCTCACCCGCGAGACACGCACGCCCATCTTCGCCGATCTGCTCGCCGACCACGACACCGACGTCGACCCCGAGCGCGTCGCGACGGCGTACCGCGAGGAGATCGCCGACGCCCTCGTCCCCGTCCCGGAGATCGAACCGTTCCTGACGCGGCTCCGATCGGAGTACCGCGTCGGCCTGCTCACGAACGGCCCCCGCCTCGCCCAGCGCGACAAGCTGGCGACGCTCGGCTGGGGCGATATGTTCGATACCGCGCTCGTCACCGGCGAACTCGACGCCGGCAAGCCCGATCCCGCCGCCTTCGAGGCGCTGCTCGACGCGCTCGGAACCGATCCCGGAGAGACCGCCTACGTCGGCGACGACGTCGACGCCGACATCGCCGGCGCCGCCGAGGCCGGACTCGTGCCGATCCAGGTCCTCTACGAGGGCGGCCCCGAGCCCTCGCCGCGCGCCGCGGTCCACCTCCCGCGCGAGGAACTGGTGACGCGACTGCCCGAGGTCCTCGACGGCCTCTGA
- a CDS encoding DUF2240 family protein codes for MSLEVAVAVPFKQQGTTRLGEGEFVVALALDRSWFSPDQAKRLIDVGAGRGLLAREDGDVVAQFDPASVSVPEEFEPDESILREQSTFERILDALVADGHDKQEAVAAINETQRRLGIAVEAAAALYARRRGVDVGDAARAARDELRE; via the coding sequence ATGAGCCTCGAAGTCGCGGTCGCGGTCCCGTTCAAGCAGCAGGGGACGACGCGGCTCGGGGAGGGCGAGTTCGTCGTCGCGCTCGCGCTGGACCGGAGTTGGTTCTCGCCGGATCAGGCGAAGCGACTCATCGACGTCGGCGCGGGCCGCGGCCTGCTCGCCCGCGAGGACGGCGACGTGGTCGCGCAGTTCGACCCCGCGTCGGTCTCGGTGCCCGAGGAGTTCGAGCCCGACGAGTCGATCCTCCGCGAGCAGTCGACCTTCGAGCGGATCCTCGATGCGCTCGTCGCCGACGGCCACGACAAACAGGAGGCGGTCGCCGCGATCAACGAGACCCAGCGGCGGCTCGGCATCGCCGTCGAGGCGGCCGCGGCGCTGTACGCCCGCCGCCGCGGCGTCGACGTCGGCGACGCGGCGCGGGCGGCGCGCGACGAACTCCGGGAGTGA
- a CDS encoding WD40/YVTN/BNR-like repeat-containing protein, which produces MSERTISRRRFLKASSATIAAAAVPATAAAAESGWTVAETPVDGTLHDVEYTAAGAYAVGGGGVVIERAGGAWRKVLDGGPTGNGNNLYGADVTDDGSRLWFVGASGAIGEYDVESGTLADHSAPLDNTNNYNDVAVTGRAGEANVYVAGDSGKIYYSFENGESGTWEYVTPGSGSNVNAVDFYGERAGHLVDGNKSVFRTADGGVWNKAGIADANVNFYGVDADAPDDVWVSGGGGRIFHWNGSEWIPVDTGDAGLRDVEVEGGRGLTVGGGGKAYELSDGRWERTPTPTGANLKAVVRGDRDLAVGAGGIVIER; this is translated from the coding sequence ATGTCCGAACGCACCATCTCGCGACGGCGGTTCCTGAAGGCGAGTAGCGCGACGATCGCGGCGGCCGCGGTCCCCGCGACGGCAGCGGCCGCGGAGTCGGGGTGGACCGTCGCCGAGACGCCGGTCGACGGCACCCTCCACGACGTCGAGTACACGGCCGCGGGCGCGTACGCCGTCGGTGGCGGCGGCGTCGTCATCGAGCGGGCCGGCGGCGCCTGGCGGAAGGTCCTCGACGGCGGCCCGACCGGCAACGGGAACAACCTCTACGGCGCCGACGTGACCGACGACGGCTCCCGGCTGTGGTTCGTCGGCGCGAGTGGGGCGATCGGCGAGTACGACGTCGAGTCCGGGACGCTCGCGGACCACTCGGCGCCGCTCGACAACACGAACAACTACAACGACGTCGCCGTGACCGGGCGCGCCGGCGAGGCGAACGTCTACGTCGCCGGCGACTCGGGCAAGATCTACTACAGCTTCGAGAACGGCGAGAGCGGCACCTGGGAGTACGTCACGCCCGGGAGCGGCTCGAACGTCAACGCCGTGGACTTCTACGGCGAGCGGGCCGGACACCTCGTCGACGGTAACAAGTCGGTCTTCCGCACCGCCGACGGCGGCGTCTGGAACAAGGCCGGCATCGCCGACGCCAACGTGAACTTCTACGGCGTCGACGCCGACGCCCCCGACGACGTGTGGGTCTCCGGCGGGGGCGGCCGGATCTTCCACTGGAACGGCTCGGAGTGGATCCCGGTCGACACGGGTGACGCGGGCCTCCGGGACGTCGAAGTCGAGGGGGGCCGCGGCCTCACCGTCGGCGGGGGCGGGAAGGCCTACGAACTATCCGACGGCCGCTGGGAACGGACGCCGACGCCGACCGGCGCGAACCTCAAGGCGGTGGTCCGCGGGGACAGGGACCTCGCGGTCGGTGCCGGCGGAATCGTCATCGAGCGGTAG
- a CDS encoding acetyl-CoA synthetase — protein sequence MTAHPDGNGTDDFPAPPSDPATIGDLVARDRRTSGTALRAEGPGRTYSYRDFVTTSYKSGNVLRYLGVRADDEVLVVPDALPEPVLAFYGAAQLGAVTRFADATDGTDDPPRAILAPVDREADFDLPPGHRLAVHGGPPDAPATTHWESEVWSENPAVHPASVDSQDPVLVADGRTYSHRDLLAAAETVVAEADLRPGTDVVVDGPFADPLVVASGLVAPILAGATVVLPDEGDDSADADASAVTTGELREHLVFSSNGNHDRA from the coding sequence ATGACCGCCCATCCGGACGGGAACGGGACCGACGACTTCCCGGCGCCGCCCTCGGACCCGGCGACGATCGGCGACCTGGTCGCTCGCGACCGGCGGACCTCGGGGACCGCGCTCCGCGCCGAGGGGCCCGGACGGACGTACAGCTACCGCGACTTCGTCACCACCTCGTACAAGTCCGGTAACGTCCTCCGCTACTTGGGGGTCCGCGCGGACGACGAGGTCCTCGTCGTTCCCGACGCCCTCCCGGAGCCCGTGCTCGCGTTCTACGGGGCGGCGCAGTTGGGCGCTGTGACACGCTTTGCGGACGCGACCGACGGCACCGACGATCCGCCGCGGGCCATCCTCGCGCCGGTCGACCGCGAGGCCGACTTCGACCTCCCGCCGGGCCACCGCCTCGCCGTTCACGGCGGCCCGCCCGATGCGCCCGCGACGACCCACTGGGAGTCGGAGGTCTGGAGCGAGAACCCCGCGGTCCACCCCGCGAGCGTCGACTCGCAGGACCCCGTGCTCGTCGCCGACGGGCGGACGTACTCGCATCGGGACCTGCTCGCGGCGGCCGAGACCGTCGTCGCCGAGGCCGACCTCCGTCCCGGCACCGACGTCGTCGTCGACGGCCCGTTCGCGGACCCGCTCGTCGTCGCCTCGGGACTCGTGGCCCCGATTCTCGCGGGCGCGACCGTCGTCCTTCCCGACGAGGGAGACGACTCCGCGGACGCGGATGCGAGCGCGGTGACGACCGGCGAGCTCCGCGAGCACCTCGTCTTCTCGTCGAACGGGAACCACGACCGGGCTTAA
- a CDS encoding cupin domain-containing protein, with translation MSHTKSHYTDGDEKAPGMFFLREELDCENLGFTVVEVDAGWEGMKHDHEDRDHEEVYYLVDGTASLEIDGDTVDLDPGDAVRVAPEAVRTLTADEDSTLVVAGAP, from the coding sequence ATGTCGCACACGAAATCCCACTACACCGACGGCGACGAGAAGGCCCCCGGGATGTTCTTCCTCCGGGAGGAACTGGACTGCGAGAACCTCGGTTTCACCGTCGTCGAGGTCGACGCCGGCTGGGAGGGAATGAAGCACGACCACGAGGACCGCGATCACGAGGAGGTGTACTACCTGGTCGACGGCACCGCGAGCCTGGAGATCGACGGCGACACGGTCGACCTGGATCCGGGCGACGCCGTCCGCGTCGCGCCCGAGGCGGTCCGGACGCTGACGGCCGACGAGGACAGCACCCTCGTCGTCGCGGGCGCGCCCTGA
- a CDS encoding cupin domain-containing protein, with the protein MSEGFSTVDPEGVPEEQFDTCETSVRKLTERLGAAELRVNQVIVEPGEVTTPHTHEGQEEVFVAMTDGQIGIEGEVHDVAEGEVVRVHPDTVRNLLNHTDETHVWLAFGAPPVGSVEDFGSYVVEDGD; encoded by the coding sequence ATGAGCGAGGGCTTCAGCACCGTCGATCCCGAGGGCGTTCCGGAAGAGCAGTTCGACACCTGCGAGACGTCGGTCCGGAAGCTCACAGAGCGGCTCGGCGCCGCGGAGCTCCGGGTGAATCAGGTGATCGTAGAGCCCGGAGAGGTGACCACCCCGCACACCCACGAGGGCCAAGAGGAGGTGTTCGTCGCGATGACCGACGGGCAGATCGGTATCGAGGGCGAGGTTCACGACGTCGCCGAAGGGGAGGTCGTGCGCGTCCACCCCGACACGGTCCGGAATCTACTGAACCACACCGACGAGACGCACGTCTGGCTGGCGTTCGGCGCGCCGCCGGTCGGCTCGGTCGAGGACTTCGGCTCGTACGTCGTCGAGGACGGCGACTGA
- a CDS encoding PhzF family phenazine biosynthesis protein produces MRNALHLVDVFARERYAGNQLAVVEDAGSLSDAEMQAFAAEIGFSETTFVGERSDGAWRVRIFTPEAEIPFAGHPTLGTAHVVREQIAAGRPDSVTLDLDVGEIPVEARERDGRETLWMSQRPPEFGAELSHEALADVLSLDLADLDTDWPVQVVSTGLPTIVVPLGSRAALTDIDVDRDAYDAVTGDRDAKNVLAFCRDPRDDDNDLAVRVFAPFYGVPEDPATGSSNGCLAAYLVRHEVLGTGEIDVRVEQGYEMGRPSMLHLQARATADRIQIEEGGAVVPVARGNLAPNE; encoded by the coding sequence ATGCGAAACGCCCTCCACCTCGTCGACGTGTTCGCGCGGGAACGGTACGCTGGAAACCAATTGGCGGTCGTCGAAGACGCGGGCTCGCTCTCCGACGCGGAGATGCAGGCGTTCGCGGCGGAGATCGGCTTCTCGGAGACGACGTTCGTCGGCGAGCGGTCCGACGGCGCCTGGAGGGTCAGGATCTTCACGCCCGAGGCGGAGATCCCCTTCGCCGGCCACCCCACGCTCGGGACGGCCCACGTCGTCCGCGAACAGATCGCCGCGGGGCGACCCGATTCCGTGACGCTCGATCTCGACGTCGGCGAAATTCCCGTCGAGGCTCGCGAGCGCGACGGGCGCGAGACGCTGTGGATGTCCCAGCGGCCGCCGGAGTTCGGCGCCGAACTGTCTCACGAGGCCCTGGCGGACGTGCTCTCCTTGGACCTCGCGGATCTCGACACCGACTGGCCGGTGCAGGTCGTCTCGACGGGCCTGCCGACGATCGTCGTGCCGCTGGGATCCCGGGCGGCGCTGACAGACATCGACGTCGACCGCGACGCCTACGACGCCGTGACCGGCGACCGCGACGCCAAGAACGTCCTGGCGTTCTGTCGGGACCCCCGCGACGACGACAACGATCTCGCGGTCCGGGTGTTCGCGCCGTTCTACGGGGTGCCCGAGGATCCCGCCACCGGCTCCTCGAACGGCTGTCTCGCGGCGTATCTGGTCCGGCACGAGGTGCTCGGCACCGGCGAGATCGACGTCCGCGTCGAGCAGGGCTACGAGATGGGCCGGCCCTCGATGCTGCACTTGCAGGCCCGCGCGACGGCCGACCGGATTCAGATCGAGGAGGGCGGCGCGGTGGTCCCGGTCGCGCGCGGCAATCTGGCCCCGAACGAGTGA